The nucleotide window GCGCGGCTATCACGGCTCAGGCATCGTCACGGGCAGCCTGACCGGGCTGCCGAGCTTCCACCAGCACTTCGACCTGCCGGTCGAGCGGGTGCATCACACGATTTGCCCGCACTGGTACCGCAAGGCACCGGCCGGCATGAGCGAGCAGGCGTTCGTGGCGCATTGCGTCGAGGCGCTCGAGACGCTGATCGCCCGCGAAGGTGCCGACACCATTGCGGCCTTCATCGGTGAGCCGGTGATGGGCACCGGCGGCATCATCGCACCGCCTGCCGGCTATTGGGAAGCGATTCAGGCCGTGCTGCGCCGTCACGACATTCTGCTCATCGCAGACGAGGTCGTGTGTGGCTTCGGCCGTCTCGGGTCGTCAATGGGCTCCCAACACTACGGCATGACGCCGGATCTGATCACCATCGCCAAGGGGCTGACGAGCGCATATGCGCCGCTCTCCGGCGTGATCGTGGGCGAGCGCGTTTGGGATGTGATCGAACGCGGTTCGCGCGAGAACGGCCCGATGGGCCACGGCTGGACGTACTCCGGACACCCGATCTGTGCCGCGGCGGCGCTCGCCAACCTCGACATTCTGGAGCGCGAGAATCTGACGCAGAACGCGGCCGACGTCGGCAAGTACTTCGGCGAGAGGTTGCGCGCGGCGTTCGACAGGCATCCGCTCGTGGGGGAGGTGCGTGGCGTCGGCTTGCTGGCGGCGATCGAGTTCATGGCGGATGGTGCGGCGCGTCAGCCTTTCGACGCCGCGATGAAGATCGGCCCGCGCGTGTCCGCCGCCGCACTGGCCCGCGGCATGATCGCGCGCGCCATGCCACACGGCGACATTCTCGGCTTCGCCCCGCCGCTGATCGCCACGCGGGCGGACGTCGACGAGATGGTCAGCATTGCTCGCGCAGCGGTGGACGACGTTGCCGAGCAGGTGCTGCGGTAACGCATGCCTCTCCACGAGAAGCAGCACGTCGCCCACGTTGTCTCCATCGGTTCGTAGGATGACCTCGATTTTCGGCGAGTCTCTAATGGGATGACACGGTGGCCCGCGCACACCACGCCGCGGGTCGCGACTCCGTTCCCCAACATTCC belongs to Pandoraea pnomenusa and includes:
- a CDS encoding aspartate aminotransferase family protein, whose product is MPPSTEQLLAQDRAHFMHPSTHAADHASGTLPGKIIRTAQGMRIEDHEGRRYLDAFAGLYCVNIGYGRMEVADAIHKQALSLAYYHTYVGHSTDAIIELSKRIIDWSPDGMKKVYYGLSGSDANETQIKIVWYYNNVLGRPRKKKIISRERGYHGSGIVTGSLTGLPSFHQHFDLPVERVHHTICPHWYRKAPAGMSEQAFVAHCVEALETLIAREGADTIAAFIGEPVMGTGGIIAPPAGYWEAIQAVLRRHDILLIADEVVCGFGRLGSSMGSQHYGMTPDLITIAKGLTSAYAPLSGVIVGERVWDVIERGSRENGPMGHGWTYSGHPICAAAALANLDILERENLTQNAADVGKYFGERLRAAFDRHPLVGEVRGVGLLAAIEFMADGAARQPFDAAMKIGPRVSAAALARGMIARAMPHGDILGFAPPLIATRADVDEMVSIARAAVDDVAEQVLR